A genomic stretch from Thermomonospora umbrina includes:
- a CDS encoding DUF397 domain-containing protein: MNPSAVRWRKSTRSDTITANCVEVAGAADAIGIRDSKKPTGPNLAVSLAAFRHLIEQAKGGHFDHADAC, from the coding sequence GTGAATCCATCCGCCGTTCGTTGGCGTAAGAGCACCCGCAGCGACACGATCACCGCGAACTGCGTGGAGGTCGCGGGGGCGGCCGACGCGATCGGTATCCGGGACAGCAAGAAACCCACCGGCCCGAACCTGGCTGTGAGCCTGGCCGCGTTCCGCCACCTAATCGAGCAGGCGAAGGGTGGGCACTTCGACCATGCTGACGCCTGCTGA
- a CDS encoding DUF397 domain-containing protein: MTEWSKSSDSNMRRESCVEVANLDGNIGVRDSKNSQSGTWP; encoded by the coding sequence ATGACCGAGTGGAGCAAGTCGTCCGACAGCAACATGCGCCGCGAGAGCTGCGTGGAAGTTGCCAACCTGGACGGCAACATCGGCGTTCGCGACAGCAAGAACTCCCAGAGCGGAACCTGGCCGTGA
- a CDS encoding superinfection immunity protein, protein MSEPMRGLLLVAMILFVVAFFLLPSIIAVARRVERLGLVIALNIIAGPTLIGWPAALLGALMLPSRRDAAWSAPESIYRPGDPPPIEHVLLADQLRRQRMQSEGYLES, encoded by the coding sequence ATGAGCGAACCGATGCGCGGCCTGCTTCTGGTGGCGATGATCCTTTTCGTGGTGGCGTTCTTCCTGCTGCCCAGCATCATCGCCGTGGCCCGACGGGTCGAAAGGCTCGGCCTCGTCATAGCTCTCAACATTATCGCTGGCCCGACCCTGATCGGATGGCCCGCAGCCCTTCTCGGAGCGCTCATGCTACCGAGCCGACGGGATGCCGCCTGGAGTGCGCCGGAGTCTATCTACCGGCCGGGTGACCCTCCGCCGATCGAGCACGTGCTCCTTGCCGATCAGTTGCGACGACAGCGAATGCAGTCCGAGGGCTATCTGGAATCTTGA